In Elusimicrobiota bacterium, the sequence GTACTGGCCGCCGTCCAGGTAGATGAGGCCTTCTTTGAAGCCGGCAGGGGTGATCATGATGCGCTCCTCAATGGGTGGTTCCGCCCGGCGGTGCCGGCGGGACGATATGATAGGATAAGCGCCGGACCCGATGCCACTCTCTCCCGCCGACGTGCGCCTCATCCGACTCCTATGGCTCGGACGCCTCGGAGACGTCCTCGTCGCCACCCCCCTCTTCGCCGCCCTGCGCGCGCGCTTCCCCGCCGCCCGCATCGAGCTCGTCACCGGCGAGCGCGGGAAAAGCGGCGCCGCGCTCGTGGGAGACGTGGACGCGGTACGCGTCCTGCGCCGTCTCTCGCATCCCCTCGACGACCTCCTTCTGGCCGGGGCGCTCCTCTCCGAGCGGGCCGACCTCCTCGTGGACCTCAACAGCGCTCCCTCGCGCAGCGCCTGGGCGCTCGCCGCGCTCTCCCGCGCCCGCCGCCGCGTCGCCTTCGCGCGCGGGCGCGGCGACGGACTCTTCGATGAGCTGGTCGCCGCTCCCGACGAGCGCGAGCACATGCTCGCGCGCTACGCCCGCCTCGCCGCGGCCCTCGACGCGCCCTACGAGCCGCGCCTGCGCGTGCGCCTGGGCGCGCAGGAGGAGGCCTCGGTCGAGCCGGTGCTGCGCGCCCTCTCCATGGGAGAGGGGCTCCGCGTCGGGGTGTTCGCCGGGAACTTCCGCAAGACCGACAACCGCTGGCCCGAGGAGCGCTTCGTGGAGCTCGGGAGGCGTCTGCTCGCGCGCGGCCTGCGTCCCGTCTTCCTCGCCGGCCCCGGGGAGCAGGAACCCGTGCAGGCCATCGCCGCGGCCGTCGGCGGCGGCGTCCCGACCGCGGGTCCCTTCCCCGTCGGCACCACCGCGGCCTTCCTGCGCCGCCTCGATCTTCTCGTCACCAACGCCACCGGGACCGCGCACCTGGCCGCGGCCGTGGGGACGCCCACCTTCAGCGTCCTCAGCGCGTACACGCGCACGGTGTGGATGTACCCCGCCGCGGTCCAGGAGGGCCTCCCGGACCTGACGCGCCACTTCAGCGCGGTCTCCTCCAGCTGGACCTCGTGCCGGGACGTGACGACGGACGCGGCCTGGCCGCTCCTCGAAGAAGCGTTGTCTTACGCAGAGGCGCGCCGCGCGCGTTAAGCGCGGCGCGAAAGAAGGTCGCGGTAGTAGGCGAGCGTCCGCTCCACCATCGCTTCCACGCTGAAGGATTCCAGCACGAGCTTGCGCCCCGCGGAGGCCAGGCGCCCGGCGGCATGAGGGTCGTCGAGCGACATGGCGAGGACGCTCGCGAGCTCCTCGTCGGAGCCCGCCGCGAAGAGCCGGCCCGTGTCCCCCTCCCGCACGAGCTCGGCGTTGCCGCCGGCGGCGCTCGCGACCACGGGCACGCCCATCGCGAGGGACTCGCGCAGAGCGCCCGAGATCCCCTCCCCGGACATCGCCGCGTTGACGCTCACGTCGAGGAGGGTCAGGAGCCGCGGGACGTCCCTGCGGAAGCCGAGGAAGCGGACCGCCCCCGGCTCGAGGCCGGCCGCGCGCGCGGCGCCGCGGCAGTCCGGCCCGTCGGTATCGCGCCCGGCGACGAGGAAGACCGCCTTGCGCCCCTGGCCCAGCAGGCGCGCGGCCGCCGCGAAGAAGACGCTCTGCCCCTTCCAGGGGGAGTAGTTGGCGATCTTCCCGACGACGGGGACCCCGTCGGGGAGCCCGAGCTCGCGCGCGAGCGCGGCGTCGCGCGGGGCGGGCCGGAACTCCTCGGTGTCCACCCCGCTGGGGATCGTGCGCACGCGCTCGGGCGGGACCCCCGCCTCCAGGAGCTTCAGGCGCACGTTCTCGGCGACGGCGGCGTAGCCGTCGATGCGCGGGCTCCGGTACTTGAGCGCGCTGAAGGGGTTGCGGCCGATGCCGAAGGAGACGCGGCGCGAGACGACGAAGACCGGGCGCGGGGACATCAGGTGCATCGCGATGAGCCCGACCGCGTGGGCGCGCGGGTGATGGGCGTGGAGCACGTCGCAGCCCCCCTCGCGCAGGAGCGCGCGCAGGCGCCAGGCCGAGGGGAGGTCGTAGTCCTGGCGCGGACGCAGGGGATAGTGGCGCAGGCCGGCGTCCTGGGCCCGGCGAGCCGCCTCCCCGTCGGAGGGGCTGGCGAGCGAGACCTCCACGCCGCGGCGGCGCAGGCCGAGCGCCAGCGCGAGCAGCTGCGCCGCTCCGCCCGACCAGCCCTGCGTCTCGCTGAAGAAGAGGACCTTCATCGGATGAAGAGCATACCAAAACTCCCTCCCCCGCCACGCCGGGGAGGGGTCGGGGGAGAGGGGGCGCGGCCCTCTGGCAAAAACGGGATTCCCCTGCTATAATCAGGTCCCTCCCCTCTGTCGGGGGAGTACCGCCTGGAACGCCGAGCAGGCATCGAGAGGATCAGATGCCAACGAACGCTCGGCGTTCACTCGTCTTCACCGTCATCGTCGCCGTCGCACCGGCCCTCGCGCTCCCCCTGCGCGCGGCGGGCGTCGATGTTTTTCCCCGCATGGCCGCGCTCCTCGGCCCCGAGCAGGACCTCCTGCCGCGCCGCGCGGCCGAGGCGGACCTGCGCGACGCGGTGCGCGAGGTCCCCTCCTTCAAGGCGAGCCTCCGGCGCCTGCATTCCGACGACCCGGAGCTCCAGCTGCAGGCGGTGCGCGAGCTCGCCCGACCCAACCACCTGCGCGCGGTCCCGTACCTCGGCGCCCTCTTCCTCCAGACCGACGCCGACCGCGGCGTTCGCGGCGCGGCCGCGCTCGCCCTCGGGCGCATCGGAGACTGGAACGCCATCAGCTTCCTCGCGCAGGGGCTCGACGACGTCGACGAGCAGATCCGCTTCACGACCGCGCTCGCGCTGGGGAGACTGCGCCACAGCGACGGGGTGGCCCTCCTCGAGACGAAGACCCTGAAGGACCCCAACTGGTGGGTGCGCTACGCCGGCACGATCGCGCTCGGCCAGGCGAAGAACCCGGCCGCGGAGCCCGCGCTGCTCGCGGCCCTCTCCGACTCCGAGTGGCAGGTGCGCCAGCAGGCGGCGCGCTCCCTCGGGGAATACCGCTCGCAGCGCGCCCGCGAGGCGCTCGCGACGGCGCTCAAGGACGAGGACCCCGCCGTGCGCTACGCCGCGGCCCGCGAGCTCGGAGAGGTCGGGACCCTCGACAGCATCGACACCCTGCGCGACGCCTGGTCGAGCGAGCGCGAGGAGACGACCCGCGCGATGATGAGCGCGTCGCTCAAGCGCCTCGTCTCCCCCGACTCGCTGACGGACTGAAATCCGAAGACGGAGGCGCCCCCGCACTCTCGAGTGCGGGGGCGCCTCCGTTCTCAGGCTACTTCTTGAGGACGCGCGCGAGCGCGATGAAGCCTTCGAGAGGGATCCTCTCGGCGCGGGCCTCCGGGTCGAGACCCGCCGCGCGGAAAGCGGCGTCCGCGGCTTCCCGCGGCAGGCCGAGGGCCATGGAGAGGGACTTCGCGGCCATCTTGCGCCGGTGCATGAACGCGGCGCGGGCGGTGCGGAACAGCTCCCCCTCCCCCACCCCCTCGGGCAGGCGCGGCGCGCTCAGACGGTCGATGAGGACGACGGCCGACTCCACCTTCGGCGGCGGACGGAAGAGGGCGCGCGGGACGTCGCAGAGGAGCTCCGCGCGCGCGCGCAGGGCCACCGAGACGCTCAGGAGCCCGTAGCCCGGCTCGCCCGGCCGGGCGATGATGCGCTCGACGACCTCCTTCTGGAACATGAGCGCCGCGGTGCTCCAGACCGGCCACTCGAGCAGGCGCTGGAGGATGGGGGTCGCCACGGAATAGGGCAGGTTCCCCGCGACTTTCGCAGGCCGGCCGAGCGCGGAGAGGTCGGCCTCGAGGAAGTCCGCTTTGACGAGGCGGAAGTCGGCCCCCGCGGGGACGATGCGCCCGAGGGCCTCGGCCATGCGCGGGTCGATCTCGACGGCCGTCACGCGGGCGCCCTTCTCGAGCAGGCGCAGGGTGAGGGCGCCTCGGCCGGGACCGATCTCGAGGACCTCCTCCCCCGGCGTGATGCCGAGCGCGCGGGCGATGCGCTCCGCGTGCTCCGGGGAATCGAGGAAGTGCTGGTCGTATTTCGGCATTAGTGCTCCGACCGGGTAATTATGGGCGTTTTGGCCGGACGATTTCGGCCGTCCGGCGAGGCGCGAGGAGCGAGCATAGCTTGAGCTATGTGAGCGACGAGCAACGCGGCTGGCGGCCGAAAGCGCCCGGCCCCTATCTGGGAAGTTTCGCTGCCGAAGGCAGCGAAACCATTGCGGAAGGGGAGGCCCGCCCCTGGGCGGCTTCCGCGTCGCTCCTCCCTCAGATAGCTCAAGCTATCTTCGGTCGTCGCTCCTCGAATCCGCATCAGGCTCGGGCCTCCAAAACACCCATAATTACCCGGTCGGAGCACTCAGATCGACAGGGTCGGCCCTTCGAGGCGGCGCAGGAGGTCGAGCCCCGCCTTCCACACGTCGCCGGCCCCGAGGGTCAGGACGACGTCGCCGGTGCGCAGCTCGCGCACGAGGTCCACGGCCCGCGTGAAGGGCCGGGCGTCGACGCCGCTGCGCCTGGCCGATTCGAGGATCAGCTTGGAGCTGACGCCCCGCAGCGGCTTCTCCCCGGCCGCATAGACGTCCATCACGTAGACCCGGTCGGCCCCCCGCAGGGCCGGTCCGAAGCGGCGGTGCAGGAGCTTCGTGCGGCTGTAGCGGTGCGGCTGGAAGACGACGATGAGCCGGCGTCCGGCGCCTTTCAGGGCCCGGAGCGTCGCGGCGACCTCGGTCGGGTGGTGGCCGTAGTCGTCGAGGAAGACGACGCCCTGCGCCCGTCCCAGGTTCTCCATGCGCCGGCCGACCCCGCGGAACTCGCCGAGGCCGGCGAAGACCTTGCGTAGGTCGAAGCCGAGGAAGTCCCCCACCGCGACCGCCGCGAGCGCGTTGAGCGCGTTGTGGCGTCCGCAGACCTTGAGCTCGAGCTCCCCGACGCGGCGCCCGCGCCGGAAGACGCGCAGGCGCTGCCCGGGGCCCTTCGTCTTCGACCCGATGGGCCCGCGGTCCTCCAGGACCCGCGCCGTCCAGTCCGCGCCGGGACGCAGACCGTAGGTCACGACCGTGCGGCCGACCTTCGGCACGAGGGCGCGGACGGCGGGGTCGTCGGCGCAGAGCACCGCCGCGCCGTAGAAGGGCAGGCGGTGGAGGTAGTCCACGAAGGCCGCGCGCAGCCGCTCGACGGTGCCGTAGTGGTCGAGGTGGTCGTCGTCGACGTTGGTGACGACGGCGACGAGCGGGAAGAGGCGCACGAAGGAGCCGTCCGACTCGTCGGCCTCGGCCACGAGATAGTCGCCGCCGCCGAGCCGCGCGTTCGAGCGGATGTTCGCGAGCTGGCCGCCGATGATCATCGTCGGGTCGGCCCCGGCGCGGGCGAGGGCGAGGGCCACCATCGAGGTCGTCGTCGTCTTCCCGTGGGAGCCCGCGACGGCGACGGTCCTCTTGATGCGGCAGAGCTCGGCGAGCATCTCGGCGCGCGGCACGATGGGGATGCCCGCGGCCCGGGCGACCGCGAGCTCGGGGTTCGTCGGGTCGACCGCGGAGCTCACGACGACGACCTGCGCGCCGCGGGTGTGCGCCGCGCGGTGCCCGCGGAAGCAGCGCGCGCCGGCCTTCGTCAGTGCGCGCGTGACCTCGGTCTCGCGCAGGTCGGAGCCCGAGACGCCGTAGCCGAGGTTGAGCAGGACGCGGGCGATGCCGCTCATGCCGACCCCTCCGATGCCGACGAAATGGATGCGGCGGACGAAGCCTCTCATCATCATGGCGTCTTCTCCAGCACGGAAGGCCGCTCGAGCCACTTGAGCGCTTCGGCGGCGGTCCTGTTCTTGGGCGCGAGTTCGAGCGCCTTGCGGTAGGCCGCGAGGGCCCCGCGTTCGTCGCCGCGGATGACGCGGGAGACGCCGAGGCCGAGATGCGCGAGGGCTTCGCGCGGGTCCAGCGCGATGGCGCGCCGGAAGCACTCCTCGGAGCCCTTGGCGTCGCCGAGGGTGGCCCGTCCGACGCCCTCCGTGACCCAGGCGAGCGCGCTCGGCGGCTCGGGGTCGCCGGGCTCCGGCAGGGCCTCCTCGACGAGCCGCATCCAGCCGGTGCCGATGACCCAGAGGCCGAGATCGTTGCCGACGTCGTGCGGCTGATACGAGACGCGGCCCTTCGCGCTCGCCGCCGCGGGGGAGCCGGCGGCGGGCTTGTCCGAGACGGAGAGGTTCATCCCGACGCGCACCTCGGCGTCCGGCGGGGCCTTCGCCAGCGAGGCGCGCAGCTCCGAGACGATGGCGCGGACCTCTTCGGCCCGGCCGGCCGCGTCGGCGGCCTTGAGCGTGAACTCGCGGCGGACCGCCGAGGTCTGCCCTCCCGCGGGCGCCGCGCCTCCGGCGCGCTCGAGGGCGCGCTTGAGCGCGGTGCGTCCTTCCCGCTTGCCGGCGGTCACGAGCTTCGCCTTGGGCAGGAAGACCATGTCCACGCGCAGCGCGGCGTCGCGGTCGAGCGGGAGGCGCGAGAGGTTGCGGGAGAGCACGTCGAGCGGGCCTTCGGCGCCCTGCGGGGACTCCTTCGGCGCGTCCGGGGCGTCGGACTTCCCCCCGTAGGAGGTGGAGAGCGCGAGCCCGCCCCCGCGCTCGTCGGGCGTCAGGTGGAAGACCGCGGAGAGCACGTCGCGGACGGCGGCGGTCTTGCCTCCCGCCATCAGAGAGCGGGCGGCGCGGTAGCGCGCGACCGCGTCCCGGGGCTTCAGGCGCACCGCGCGGCGGAACATGTCGGCGGCGTCGCCGGAACGCCCCATCCGGTCGTAGAGCGCGCCGAGTTCGAGGACCGCCTCCTGGTAGAGAGGATAGAGGCGGAGGGCGGACTTCAGCGAGGCCACCGCCTCCTCGTCGCGGCCGAGCTTGCGGTAGAGCGTGCCGAGCTGGTAGTGATACAGCGGGTTCTGGGGGTCGTAGACGACCGCCTTGCGGAAGCGGACGAGCGCCGCGTCGAAGGCGCCCCGCCCGTCCTCGATGGAGCCCAGGTCCATCTGGATGTCCGCGCGCTTGGGGTCGATCTTCTCGGCCTCGAGGAACGCCCCGTAAGCCCTCTCGGTCTCCCCGCGCCAGGCGTAGACGATCCCGAGCAGGAGCCAGGTCTGGGAGCTCTTCGGGTCGAGCTTGAGACTCTCGTTGAACTCCTGTTCCGCCTGGTCCACCTGCCCCGTCCAGTAGTGGGCGGCGCCGAGCATGCGCCGCGCCAGGGGGTCCTTGGGGTCGCGCAGCACCGCCTTGGAGAACTCGCGCTCCGCCTCATCGTAGCGGCGCTCGTCCATGAGCGCCGAGCCGCGCGAGAGGTCGCGCGCGGCCTGGGCCTGCATCATCATGTCCCAGTAGGTGGTCTGGCCTTCGGCGGTCTTCTCGGCCGCGGCGGGCAGAGCGGCCGACGAGAGGAGAAGCGCCGCCGAGAGGAGCGCCGCGCCTCCCCCCGCCCATCCCGCGGGGAAGGAGACCGGGGGAGAGGAGATGGGCATGTTCAGCCCTTGATCTGCCACAGAGGAGACAGGGAGCGAGCGAAGGAGGACGCGATCGACGACATGGCCGCGTCGATGTCGAAGCCCTCCCAGCTCTGCCGCGCCGACCAGAGGATGGAGCCGGTCTCGACCTCGACGAGTCGGGCGGTGAGCCCCACGAGGGCGGCGGAGGTGATGATGTTCGCGTTCGAAGGCCCGTAGGCCGGCGCCTGCGTGAAGTAGACGCCGGAGCCCATGGCGACGACGGGCTGTCCGATGAACGCGGCCGAGGAGCTGTTCATGACGTAATAGCTCTGCGGCGGGGAGTACTGGGTGACCGAGCCGACGAGCACCGCGTCGACGCCGAGGATGCGTCCCGCCTTGCGCACGGTGGCGGGGTCGAGCGCGCCGCTCGCCCCCAGCCGCTGCTCGGCGAGCACGGCCTCGAGCCGGCCGCGTTCGACGACGTCGGCCCCGGCCTTGAGCAGCTCATGAGCGAGGAAGTCGGCGGCGGCGCCGCCGCCGGGCCCCTCGAAGCCGGCCAGCGCGACGCGGCGTACGCGGGCGTCGCGGAAGCGCGGGCTGAAGGAGACGTCGGGCCCGGCGCAGGCGGCGAGGAGCAGGAAGACGGCGAGGGCGGTCCTCTTCACGGGCGCAGCCGCGCGAGGTGCCGGCGGGCCGTCTCGCTCTCCTTGTCGGTCTTCGCGAAGCGCAGGCACTTCTCCCAGGCCTCGACGGCGGCGTAGACGTCCCCGAGCTTCTCGTGGATGAGGCCGAGCATGAACCAGGCGGAAGCGTCCTCGGGCCGGAGCTCGACGACCTTCTTGAAGGCCTCCAGCGCCCGGCGCGGCTCGCCGAGCCGCTGTTCGAGCAGGCCGAGCCGCCGCCAGAGTTCGGCGTCGGCGGGCGCCGTCCGCAGGGACTCCTCGAGCCCGGCGCGGACCGCGTACAGCTTCTCCCGCTCCTCGCTCGAGAGCTCGGCGGCGGTGGCATGAGCGCGCGCGAGCGCGGCGGCGCCTCCGACGAACAGGACGGCGAACGCACACACGGCGATCCAGGTCCTCATGGGCGGCCCTCCGCGGCGAAGGTTCGCAGACGCCGGACCGCGGCCTCGAGGGCGCGGGCACGGTGGCTGACGCGGTTCTTCTCCTCTTCGGAGAGCTCCGCGAGCGTCCGCTCTCCCCCGGTGAGGAGGAAGAGCGGGTCGTAGCCGAAGCCCCGCTGTCCGCGGGGGGCGTCGGCGATGGTCCCGTCGAGGCGGCCCTCGTCGAGATGGGTCGTGCCGTCGGGGAAAGCCAGGCAGACGACGCAGCGAAAACAGGCGCCGCGCTCCGCCGGGGCCGCGCCGCGGAGCTCCCGCAGGAGCTTCGCGTTGTTGTCGTCGTAGGTGCAGCCCTCGCCGGCCCAGCGCGCCGAATAGACGCCGGGAGCCCCGTCCAGTCGGAAGACCTCGAGGCCGGTGTCGTCGGCGAGGGACGGCAGGCCCGCTCCGAGCGCGGCGCTCAACGCCTTCTTGCGCGCGTTCTCCTCGAGGGTGGCCCCGTCCTCGACGACCTCGGGCAGAGCGGGGTAGTCGTCCATCGAGCGCACGCGCAGGGCGGGCACCGCGGCGCGCAGAAGCGCCGAGAGCTCGCCGACCTTGTGACGGTTGCGGGTCGCCAGGAGGAGTTCCACAGTAGAGGTAAAAATTATATATTCGCGGGAGGAGGCCCACAAGATGACGACCCGCACCGCCGCCGCCCTTCTGGCGCTGTTCCTGACGGGGGCCTGCTCCGGCAGCCGCCGGAACCTCGACATGAGCGACGCCGCCATCGAGGCCCGCGTGAAGACCGAGCTCAAGGCCCACCCCGAGCTGGCGGTCCGCTTCCTCGACGTGGACTCCGACCAGGGCATCGTCCACGTCTCCGGGATGGTGGAGACGCCCGAGCAGCGCCGCCGCATCCAGACCCTCGGGGAGCGCGTCGCCGGCGTGCGCCAGATGATCGTCAACGTCGTCGTCTCGGAGTGACCGCCCTCCTCCTCGCCTCGCTCCTTCTCGCCGCCCCCGCTTCCGCCGCGCCGCCGCCCCGCTGGACCCCCGAAGACTACGTCCGCGCCGTCCTCGCATCCGCGCCCGAGCTCGAGCGCTCCCGCGCCGAGGACGCCGCGGCGCGCGCCCGGCTGAGAGCGGCTTGGGCCGACGCCGCCCTGCCGCGCCTCTCCTTCAGCGCGAAGGCCTACCCCTACGGCCACAACCCCTCCGACGCGGACGCCTTCCGCCGCTGGGGCCTCGCCCATGACCAGGTCGCCCTCGCCTCGTCGCTGAACTGGAACATCATCGACCTGACCGACGAGTTCAAGGTCCGCGAGGCCCGTCTCGCGCGCGACGGCGCGCAGAGCTCCCTCGCGACGACGCTCCAGGAGCGCTCGCTCGAGGCGCTGAAGACCTACTTCGGGCTCTGGTTCCGGCGCAGGACCCTCGAGGTCCAGCGCGGGAACCTCGCCATGCAGGAGGAACAGTACGCGCTGACGCAGGACCTCTACAAGCACGGCATGAAGAGCTACGCCGACCTCCTCAAGAGCGAGACCGACCTGCTCTCCGCGCGCCTGCGCACGGCCGCGGCGGAAGCCGGGGCCCGCAGAGGACTTCTCGACTTCGACACCCTGCTGCGCGCCGAGCCCGACGCCCCCGCAGAGCTCCTCTCCGAGTTCACCCCTCCCGTCGCCCCCTCCGCGGAGCTCTCGGCCGACCTGCGGACCGCGCTCGCACGCCGCAGCGAACTCGCCGGCGCCCGCGCCGCGCTCGAGAAGGCCGTCCAGCGCCGCCGCCGCGCGATCGTCGAAGCCTTCCCCTCCCTCTCCCTGGACGCGCAGTGGCAGCGCAGCGACCCCGCCTCCTTCGGCGGACGCTACGCCGCCGCCCCGCCCAACCCGCGGTACCGCCTCGCCCTCGAACTCGCGCTGCCCTCGGGCTTCAACTTCGTCTCCCAGGAAGCGGCGGCCGCGGTCGCCGCAGCGGAGCGCCGGTCCGCCGCCGCCGGACTCGACGAGCGCGAGCGCCTGGTCCGCGCGGGAGTCGTCACGGCCCGCATCGAGCTCGAGCGTTCGCTCGCGGTCCTCGCGGTCGCCGAGCGCAAGACCCAGATCTCGAAGGAGAGCCTCGACCTCGTCACCGAGCAGTACCAGCAGGGCCGCGCGGACATCATCCGGCTCGGCCAGGCCCAGCTCGACAGCCTCAACGCCCAGACCGAACGGGCGCAGGCCCTCCACGACGCGATGGTCTCGCAGGCGGAATACCGCTTTGCGACGGGAGAACCGCTATGAAGAACGTCCTGCGCCGCCGCGCCGTGTGGATCCCGCTCGCGGTACTCCTCCTCGCCTTCGGCGGCTGGCGGCTCCAGCGCCGCCGGGCCGCGAAGGCGGCCCAGCCCGAGGGAGGCGCGACGACCGGGAAGGCGACGCGCGGGAGCCTCGAACTGCGCTTCAGCGACACCGGCGACGTCGCCGCCAAGGACAGCGTCGACGTCGCTTCCAAGGTGAGCGGGCGCGTCATCGAGCTCGCCGTCCAGGAAGGAAGCCGCGTCTCCTCCGGACAGAAGCTCGCGGTCATCCAGCCCGGC encodes:
- a CDS encoding CsgG/HfaB family protein, translated to MKRTALAVFLLLAACAGPDVSFSPRFRDARVRRVALAGFEGPGGGAAADFLAHELLKAGADVVERGRLEAVLAEQRLGASGALDPATVRKAGRILGVDAVLVGSVTQYSPPQSYYVMNSSSAAFIGQPVVAMGSGVYFTQAPAYGPSNANIITSAALVGLTARLVEVETGSILWSARQSWEGFDIDAAMSSIASSFARSLSPLWQIKG
- a CDS encoding tetratricopeptide repeat protein — its product is MRTWIAVCAFAVLFVGGAAALARAHATAAELSSEEREKLYAVRAGLEESLRTAPADAELWRRLGLLEQRLGEPRRALEAFKKVVELRPEDASAWFMLGLIHEKLGDVYAAVEAWEKCLRFAKTDKESETARRHLARLRP
- a CDS encoding tetratricopeptide repeat protein, whose translation is MPISSPPVSFPAGWAGGGAALLSAALLLSSAALPAAAEKTAEGQTTYWDMMMQAQAARDLSRGSALMDERRYDEAEREFSKAVLRDPKDPLARRMLGAAHYWTGQVDQAEQEFNESLKLDPKSSQTWLLLGIVYAWRGETERAYGAFLEAEKIDPKRADIQMDLGSIEDGRGAFDAALVRFRKAVVYDPQNPLYHYQLGTLYRKLGRDEEAVASLKSALRLYPLYQEAVLELGALYDRMGRSGDAADMFRRAVRLKPRDAVARYRAARSLMAGGKTAAVRDVLSAVFHLTPDERGGGLALSTSYGGKSDAPDAPKESPQGAEGPLDVLSRNLSRLPLDRDAALRVDMVFLPKAKLVTAGKREGRTALKRALERAGGAAPAGGQTSAVRREFTLKAADAAGRAEEVRAIVSELRASLAKAPPDAEVRVGMNLSVSDKPAAGSPAAASAKGRVSYQPHDVGNDLGLWVIGTGWMRLVEEALPEPGDPEPPSALAWVTEGVGRATLGDAKGSEECFRRAIALDPREALAHLGLGVSRVIRGDERGALAAYRKALELAPKNRTAAEALKWLERPSVLEKTP
- a CDS encoding glycosyltransferase; this translates as MKVLFFSETQGWSGGAAQLLALALGLRRRGVEVSLASPSDGEAARRAQDAGLRHYPLRPRQDYDLPSAWRLRALLREGGCDVLHAHHPRAHAVGLIAMHLMSPRPVFVVSRRVSFGIGRNPFSALKYRSPRIDGYAAVAENVRLKLLEAGVPPERVRTIPSGVDTEEFRPAPRDAALARELGLPDGVPVVGKIANYSPWKGQSVFFAAAARLLGQGRKAVFLVAGRDTDGPDCRGAARAAGLEPGAVRFLGFRRDVPRLLTLLDVSVNAAMSGEGISGALRESLAMGVPVVASAAGGNAELVREGDTGRLFAAGSDEELASVLAMSLDDPHAAGRLASAGRKLVLESFSVEAMVERTLAYYRDLLSRRA
- the murC gene encoding UDP-N-acetylmuramate--L-alanine ligase — encoded protein: MMMRGFVRRIHFVGIGGVGMSGIARVLLNLGYGVSGSDLRETEVTRALTKAGARCFRGHRAAHTRGAQVVVVSSAVDPTNPELAVARAAGIPIVPRAEMLAELCRIKRTVAVAGSHGKTTTTSMVALALARAGADPTMIIGGQLANIRSNARLGGGDYLVAEADESDGSFVRLFPLVAVVTNVDDDHLDHYGTVERLRAAFVDYLHRLPFYGAAVLCADDPAVRALVPKVGRTVVTYGLRPGADWTARVLEDRGPIGSKTKGPGQRLRVFRRGRRVGELELKVCGRHNALNALAAVAVGDFLGFDLRKVFAGLGEFRGVGRRMENLGRAQGVVFLDDYGHHPTEVAATLRALKGAGRRLIVVFQPHRYSRTKLLHRRFGPALRGADRVYVMDVYAAGEKPLRGVSSKLILESARRSGVDARPFTRAVDLVRELRTGDVVLTLGAGDVWKAGLDLLRRLEGPTLSI
- a CDS encoding glycosyltransferase family 9 protein, which codes for MPLSPADVRLIRLLWLGRLGDVLVATPLFAALRARFPAARIELVTGERGKSGAALVGDVDAVRVLRRLSHPLDDLLLAGALLSERADLLVDLNSAPSRSAWALAALSRARRRVAFARGRGDGLFDELVAAPDEREHMLARYARLAAALDAPYEPRLRVRLGAQEEASVEPVLRALSMGEGLRVGVFAGNFRKTDNRWPEERFVELGRRLLARGLRPVFLAGPGEQEPVQAIAAAVGGGVPTAGPFPVGTTAAFLRRLDLLVTNATGTAHLAAAVGTPTFSVLSAYTRTVWMYPAAVQEGLPDLTRHFSAVSSSWTSCRDVTTDAAWPLLEEALSYAEARRAR
- a CDS encoding BON domain-containing protein, which produces MTTRTAAALLALFLTGACSGSRRNLDMSDAAIEARVKTELKAHPELAVRFLDVDSDQGIVHVSGMVETPEQRRRIQTLGERVAGVRQMIVNVVVSE
- the rsmA gene encoding 16S rRNA (adenine(1518)-N(6)/adenine(1519)-N(6))-dimethyltransferase RsmA produces the protein MPKYDQHFLDSPEHAERIARALGITPGEEVLEIGPGRGALTLRLLEKGARVTAVEIDPRMAEALGRIVPAGADFRLVKADFLEADLSALGRPAKVAGNLPYSVATPILQRLLEWPVWSTAALMFQKEVVERIIARPGEPGYGLLSVSVALRARAELLCDVPRALFRPPPKVESAVVLIDRLSAPRLPEGVGEGELFRTARAAFMHRRKMAAKSLSMALGLPREAADAAFRAAGLDPEARAERIPLEGFIALARVLKK
- a CDS encoding HEAT repeat domain-containing protein; translated protein: MPTNARRSLVFTVIVAVAPALALPLRAAGVDVFPRMAALLGPEQDLLPRRAAEADLRDAVREVPSFKASLRRLHSDDPELQLQAVRELARPNHLRAVPYLGALFLQTDADRGVRGAAALALGRIGDWNAISFLAQGLDDVDEQIRFTTALALGRLRHSDGVALLETKTLKDPNWWVRYAGTIALGQAKNPAAEPALLAALSDSEWQVRQQAARSLGEYRSQRAREALATALKDEDPAVRYAAARELGEVGTLDSIDTLRDAWSSEREETTRAMMSASLKRLVSPDSLTD
- the rdgB gene encoding RdgB/HAM1 family non-canonical purine NTP pyrophosphatase, which gives rise to MELLLATRNRHKVGELSALLRAAVPALRVRSMDDYPALPEVVEDGATLEENARKKALSAALGAGLPSLADDTGLEVFRLDGAPGVYSARWAGEGCTYDDNNAKLLRELRGAAPAERGACFRCVVCLAFPDGTTHLDEGRLDGTIADAPRGQRGFGYDPLFLLTGGERTLAELSEEEKNRVSHRARALEAAVRRLRTFAAEGRP
- a CDS encoding TolC family protein, yielding MTALLLASLLLAAPASAAPPPRWTPEDYVRAVLASAPELERSRAEDAAARARLRAAWADAALPRLSFSAKAYPYGHNPSDADAFRRWGLAHDQVALASSLNWNIIDLTDEFKVREARLARDGAQSSLATTLQERSLEALKTYFGLWFRRRTLEVQRGNLAMQEEQYALTQDLYKHGMKSYADLLKSETDLLSARLRTAAAEAGARRGLLDFDTLLRAEPDAPAELLSEFTPPVAPSAELSADLRTALARRSELAGARAALEKAVQRRRRAIVEAFPSLSLDAQWQRSDPASFGGRYAAAPPNPRYRLALELALPSGFNFVSQEAAAAVAAAERRSAAAGLDERERLVRAGVVTARIELERSLAVLAVAERKTQISKESLDLVTEQYQQGRADIIRLGQAQLDSLNAQTERAQALHDAMVSQAEYRFATGEPL